The genomic region CTCCTCTTCACCAATTCCTATTCCTGCGGCCCCTGCATTCTCCTTGAGAAAAATGTCCTCTCGACTCCGGAATTCGCCGATTTTGCGCAATCAGAAATCATCCCCCTCAAGGTCGACTTCGCGCCCATTTACCGCGATAAGAACATCCCTTCCTCCACAAAGAATCTCATCGCCTTCCGCCACAAGCAGAACATACCCGACGACCTGAAATATCGGGGCTGGCCCTACCTGATCCTTTTCAATCCCTCCGA from Puniceicoccus vermicola harbors:
- a CDS encoding thioredoxin family protein, translated to MRTLLFSLLLTFSVAQSLTSAENEVQWLTDYNEAVAQSEETGKPIFLLFTNSYSCGPCILLEKNVLSTPEFADFAQSEIIPLKVDFAPIYRDKNIPSSTKNLIAFRHKQNIPDDLKYRGWPYLILFNPSEAASYDGQLRGFQDLESMVDGIGLGPAN